One genomic segment of Paenibacillus durus includes these proteins:
- a CDS encoding ATP-binding protein yields MLHEIHESRLLSPRSFQAGLLDSTYENVLEHIDCGVMLFDEEGVLTFVNARAYGMLEIQRYTLAGCTVVDLLTHLSLSRIKKRQLLHIYRETVYKGKTMYEFMDEYGRYWEVNASFGAGMNGSYLFTFKEISDYKKIEQTAYQNDNLAMLGKLSASIAHEIRNPLTAIRGFIQLLRPHLQGLGKEEYAKIILAEIDRANDIIHEFLSSSKPSSPQAGIISISALLKEVILLTESEVLMKGCQIVLNAIAGELYISVDVKQIKQVLINMIRNALEAISDRLDDTTGRIELGAYREGGEVRIIVSDNGKGMDVCTMSHLFNQFFTTKENGTGLGLSVSDRIIKNHGGRISVSSRINEGTSFVISLPLTPGFTA; encoded by the coding sequence GTGCTACATGAAATTCACGAAAGTCGGCTTCTGTCGCCGCGATCGTTCCAAGCCGGGCTTCTGGACAGTACATATGAAAATGTTCTGGAGCATATTGATTGTGGAGTTATGCTTTTTGATGAAGAAGGAGTTCTAACCTTTGTAAATGCGCGGGCGTACGGAATGCTTGAAATCCAGCGCTATACACTGGCAGGATGCACTGTAGTCGATTTGTTGACACATCTTTCTTTGAGCCGGATTAAGAAAAGACAACTGCTGCATATCTATCGGGAGACAGTTTACAAAGGAAAGACGATGTATGAGTTTATGGACGAATATGGCCGCTATTGGGAAGTAAACGCGTCTTTTGGCGCGGGTATGAACGGCAGCTATTTATTTACATTCAAGGAAATTTCCGATTATAAAAAGATAGAACAAACCGCTTACCAAAATGACAATCTGGCTATGCTAGGCAAATTATCCGCCTCCATTGCCCATGAAATCCGAAATCCTTTGACAGCCATTCGTGGATTTATCCAGCTGCTTCGCCCGCATCTGCAGGGACTTGGGAAGGAAGAATATGCCAAGATCATCTTGGCCGAGATCGACCGTGCCAATGATATTATTCATGAATTTCTATCCTCGTCCAAGCCTTCCTCTCCTCAAGCTGGAATCATTTCCATTTCTGCCCTGTTGAAAGAAGTCATACTGCTGACAGAAAGCGAAGTATTGATGAAAGGCTGCCAGATCGTTCTTAACGCTATAGCCGGCGAGTTGTATATTTCCGTAGATGTGAAGCAGATTAAGCAGGTCCTGATCAATATGATAAGAAACGCCCTGGAGGCGATCTCCGACCGCTTGGACGATACCACAGGGAGGATTGAGCTTGGGGCGTATAGAGAAGGCGGAGAAGTACGGATAATCGTCTCCGACAACGGTAAAGGCATGGATGTATGCACCATGAGCCATCTGTTCAACCAATTCTTCACTACCAAGGAGAACGGCACAGGGCTGGGTCTTTCCGTCAGCGACCGGATCATCAAAAATCATGGGGGACGAATTTCGGTCAGCAGCCGGATTAATGAGGGGACCAGTTTTGTGATATCGCTTCCGTTGACTCCCGGGTTTACCGCATAA
- the feoB gene encoding ferrous iron transport protein B: MSSIALLGNPNTGKTSLFNTLTSSYEYVGNWAGVTVEKKVGDLKNGAGTLIDLPGIYSLHPLSRDEGVATQYLLEESPEALVNIVDASQLERNLLLTVQLLEYGRPTVIGLNMIDVAKARGIKVHPDVLQAKLGVTVLPLVARTGKGTAQVLSMLENSADIPAVNFKLDYGLIVEQAISSIERELSQEIGLPNHRWVALQLLEQNPVILEFLKGRADADKLLAIRDKCQNELQNSKLALTLPQWIRSVRTDYIRSLCLDALDTSGIKPHNLTERLDSILTNRYLGLPIFLAFMYVLFKTTFEWVGAPLSDLLDGLLAGPISTGTSSFLDTVGASDFVHALLVDGIIGGVGGVIVFVPQIFILFLIISFVEDSGYMARVSLVVDSIMERMGLNGKAFIPFIIGFGCNVPAVMAARSIEQPKERMLTTLLLPLMSCSARLPVYLLFAAVFFPENQAAVIMTMYALGVVFALLLCKLFSKYLFKNESSVFVIELPPYRMPQLKSLSRSTWEKGKGFLRKAGTIILAGSVIIWIMSYAGPTGLGVDMDNSFLAKFGGLVAPLLEPLGFGFWQAGSTLVPGFLAKEVVVSTMNIIYHAPEAAGLEAQISQAFTPLSSVSFMVFILLYTPCLATVGVIKKETASWKWTFFSIAYAVVLAYLVSLVIYQGGRLLGWA, encoded by the coding sequence ATGAGCTCTATCGCACTTCTTGGGAACCCTAATACCGGAAAGACGTCCCTTTTTAATACATTGACTTCTTCTTATGAATATGTTGGCAACTGGGCAGGCGTAACGGTTGAGAAAAAGGTCGGCGACCTGAAAAACGGCGCAGGCACACTGATTGATTTGCCCGGCATTTACTCCCTTCATCCGCTGTCGCGTGACGAAGGCGTTGCAACCCAATATCTGCTTGAAGAGTCGCCGGAGGCGCTCGTCAACATCGTCGACGCTTCGCAGCTTGAACGAAATCTGCTGCTGACCGTCCAACTGCTCGAGTATGGCAGGCCGACGGTCATCGGACTCAATATGATCGACGTAGCCAAAGCAAGAGGCATTAAGGTGCATCCGGACGTTCTGCAAGCCAAGCTTGGCGTTACTGTGCTTCCGCTGGTCGCGAGAACGGGCAAAGGCACCGCACAGGTGCTGAGCATGCTGGAGAACTCGGCGGATATCCCGGCTGTGAACTTCAAGCTGGATTATGGATTAATTGTCGAACAAGCTATCTCCTCCATTGAGCGGGAGCTAAGCCAAGAAATCGGCCTTCCCAATCATCGTTGGGTTGCCCTCCAGCTATTGGAGCAAAATCCGGTCATCCTGGAATTCCTTAAGGGCCGCGCGGATGCGGACAAATTGCTTGCTATTCGTGATAAATGTCAGAATGAGCTTCAAAACAGCAAGTTGGCGCTTACCCTTCCTCAATGGATTCGTTCTGTTCGAACCGATTATATCCGTTCGCTTTGTCTTGACGCTCTGGACACATCGGGCATAAAACCCCATAACTTGACGGAACGGCTCGATTCCATCCTTACGAATCGATATCTCGGACTGCCGATATTCCTTGCGTTTATGTATGTGCTGTTTAAGACGACCTTCGAATGGGTTGGCGCACCGTTGTCCGATTTGCTGGACGGCCTCCTTGCCGGTCCAATCAGTACGGGAACATCATCGTTTCTTGATACGGTCGGAGCATCTGATTTCGTGCACGCTTTACTTGTTGACGGCATTATAGGCGGCGTAGGCGGCGTTATCGTCTTTGTCCCGCAAATCTTCATTCTGTTCTTGATCATTTCTTTTGTTGAAGATTCCGGGTATATGGCCCGTGTCAGTCTCGTTGTGGACAGCATCATGGAACGAATGGGATTGAACGGCAAAGCTTTTATTCCATTTATCATCGGTTTCGGCTGCAACGTGCCTGCCGTTATGGCCGCGCGAAGCATTGAACAGCCCAAAGAGCGGATGCTGACAACTCTGCTGCTTCCTCTTATGTCATGCTCTGCCAGACTTCCAGTCTATCTGCTGTTTGCCGCCGTCTTTTTCCCGGAAAATCAGGCTGCTGTCATTATGACGATGTATGCTTTGGGAGTGGTGTTCGCGCTGCTGCTGTGCAAGCTCTTCTCCAAGTATTTGTTCAAGAACGAGTCCTCGGTATTTGTAATCGAGCTTCCTCCTTACCGGATGCCGCAGCTAAAGTCGCTGTCGCGCAGCACCTGGGAAAAAGGAAAAGGTTTCCTGCGCAAAGCAGGGACGATTATTTTAGCCGGTTCGGTTATCATCTGGATCATGTCTTACGCCGGACCTACCGGGTTAGGTGTGGATATGGACAACAGCTTCCTCGCCAAATTCGGTGGTCTTGTCGCACCTCTGCTGGAGCCGCTCGGCTTTGGTTTCTGGCAGGCAGGCTCGACGCTGGTTCCAGGCTTCCTTGCCAAAGAAGTTGTCGTTTCAACGATGAACATTATCTATCACGCACCGGAGGCTGCCGGACTGGAAGCGCAGATTTCCCAGGCGTTCACGCCGCTCAGCTCGGTTAGCTTTATGGTCTTCATTCTACTGTATACACCTTGCCTTGCTACGGTGGGCGTAATCAAGAAAGAAACGGCTTCCTGGAAATGGACCTTCTTCTCCATAGCCTATGCCGTCGTCCTGGCCTATTTGGTAAGTCTGGTTATCTATCAAGGCGGACGGCTCCTTGGATGGGCCTAA
- a CDS encoding aldo/keto reductase gives MQYTKLGKSGMKVSRLCLGTMNFGPLTDEQEAFSIMDAALDAGINFFDTANVYGGRESSGLTESIIGRWFKQGGGRREKVVLATKVYGAMNDPLDGPNDERSLSAYKIRRHLEDSLQRLATDHIELYQMHHVDRSVSWDELWGAFELAVKQGKIGYVGSSNFAGWDIAVAQAEAKARGFLGLVSEQHKYSLTCRLPELEVLPAAQSLGLGVIPWSPLDGGLLGRNALKKITGSRSGGNIERVERHQTQLEQFAKLCLELGEPQDNVALAWLLANPAVSAPIIGPRSLEQFESSLRSLEVELDNAVMARLDEIFPGPGGAAPKAYAW, from the coding sequence GTGCAATACACGAAGCTTGGCAAATCCGGCATGAAGGTCAGCCGGCTATGTCTGGGGACGATGAATTTTGGACCGCTGACGGACGAGCAGGAAGCTTTCAGCATTATGGACGCCGCGCTTGATGCCGGAATCAATTTTTTTGACACTGCGAATGTGTACGGGGGCAGGGAAAGCTCCGGCCTGACCGAAAGCATTATCGGCCGCTGGTTTAAGCAGGGCGGCGGACGGCGGGAAAAAGTCGTGCTCGCCACCAAAGTGTACGGCGCCATGAACGATCCGCTTGACGGTCCGAATGACGAGCGCTCGCTGTCTGCGTACAAAATCCGCCGGCACTTGGAAGACTCTTTGCAGCGGCTTGCGACCGACCATATCGAGCTGTACCAGATGCATCATGTGGACCGCAGCGTTTCTTGGGACGAGCTGTGGGGAGCCTTTGAGCTAGCTGTAAAGCAGGGCAAAATCGGCTATGTCGGCTCCAGCAACTTTGCGGGCTGGGATATTGCGGTTGCTCAAGCGGAAGCGAAGGCCAGGGGCTTCCTTGGCCTCGTATCGGAGCAGCATAAGTACAGCTTGACCTGCCGGCTGCCGGAGCTTGAAGTGCTGCCGGCGGCGCAGAGCCTGGGGCTTGGCGTTATTCCCTGGAGCCCGCTGGACGGCGGTCTGCTCGGCCGCAATGCCCTCAAAAAAATCACGGGCAGCCGCAGCGGCGGGAATATCGAACGCGTCGAACGGCACCAGACTCAGCTGGAGCAGTTCGCCAAGCTATGCCTGGAGCTTGGCGAACCTCAGGACAATGTCGCCTTAGCCTGGCTGCTGGCCAATCCGGCTGTAAGCGCGCCGATCATCGGTCCCCGCTCGCTGGAACAGTTCGAGAGCTCCCTGCGTTCCCTGGAAGTCGAGCTTGACAATGCCGTTATGGCCCGGCTGGACGAGATCTTCCCCGGACCTGGAGGAGCGGCTCCTAAAGCATACGCCTGGTAG
- the leuB gene encoding 3-isopropylmalate dehydrogenase codes for MSEVKKIAVIAGDGIGPEVVAEAEKVLKVTEEVFGYKFETEHALFGGIAIDEKGTPLPVETLDICKSADAVLLGAVGGPKWDTNPKELRPETGLLGIRKALGLFSNLRPAVVFDCLKDASTLKPEVLEGTDLIVVRELTGGIYFGEKFRRQSEQGEEAVDTCAYNVTEVERIARQAFEIAGKRRGKLASVDKANVLETSRLWREVVIRVAADYPNVELEHVLVDNCAMQLLRRPSSFDVIVTENMFGDILSDEAAMLTGSIGMLASASLGEGSYGLYEPVHGSAPDIAGQGLANPIATILSLALMFRLTFGYEDAAAAIEAAVAQVLDAGHRTSDIAVDKSKAISTSEMGDLIVAAIRK; via the coding sequence ATGAGCGAAGTTAAAAAAATCGCCGTAATCGCAGGGGACGGTATTGGTCCAGAAGTTGTGGCGGAAGCGGAAAAAGTATTGAAAGTAACCGAGGAAGTATTCGGCTACAAATTTGAGACCGAGCACGCGCTGTTCGGCGGTATCGCAATCGACGAGAAGGGCACGCCGCTGCCTGTGGAAACGCTGGATATCTGTAAAAGCGCGGACGCTGTGCTGCTGGGCGCCGTAGGCGGTCCGAAATGGGACACCAATCCGAAGGAACTTCGTCCGGAGACCGGGCTGCTCGGCATCCGCAAAGCGCTGGGGCTGTTCTCGAATCTCCGTCCCGCAGTCGTATTCGACTGTCTGAAGGATGCTTCCACGCTGAAGCCGGAAGTGCTTGAAGGAACGGACCTCATCGTCGTACGCGAGCTGACCGGCGGTATTTACTTCGGCGAGAAGTTCCGCCGTCAAAGCGAGCAGGGGGAAGAAGCGGTTGATACCTGTGCGTACAATGTGACCGAAGTGGAACGCATCGCCCGCCAGGCATTTGAAATTGCCGGCAAGCGCCGGGGCAAGCTGGCTTCCGTCGACAAAGCGAACGTGCTGGAAACTTCGCGTCTCTGGCGTGAAGTGGTTATTCGGGTTGCAGCAGATTATCCGAATGTGGAACTGGAGCATGTGCTGGTCGATAACTGCGCCATGCAGCTGCTGCGCCGCCCGTCGAGCTTTGACGTCATCGTCACCGAGAACATGTTCGGCGATATTTTGAGCGATGAAGCCGCTATGCTCACAGGTTCCATCGGCATGCTGGCCTCCGCTTCGCTGGGCGAAGGAAGCTACGGCCTTTATGAGCCGGTGCATGGTTCAGCTCCGGACATTGCAGGACAAGGATTGGCCAATCCAATTGCCACAATCCTCTCGCTTGCTCTGATGTTCCGCCTGACCTTCGGCTATGAAGACGCAGCTGCAGCAATCGAAGCCGCAGTAGCGCAGGTGCTTGATGCAGGGCATCGTACCAGCGATATTGCCGTAGACAAGAGCAAAGCGATCAGCACGAGCGAGATGGGCGATCTGATTGTCGCAGCTATCCGTAAATAA
- a CDS encoding DUF4097 family beta strand repeat-containing protein — MGRWKIGSLTAALGCIALGVIIALVQFGKLTYEALRFLWPALLILLGVEMLLRLLFRTEARARTSGWAIVLILLLGLVSAGQSLLPGGSLDTLLGKAHLSSVNGTVQIGENIKRVKISIPSGKVKVNGIQGRTLIYDGRLLAPGSSQSESERAMNDYWKVTTNGDTVVLEMTAEKSLLSGIYFGFSGNTPYLNVSLPADLAVMIGTSDGSLDVSDLDNGIEASTSNGRIEMRGIKGGVKAGTSNGSLNLQRVEGGAHITSSNGSITLENIAGQVYAKSSNGKITIQSPVTGNWECASSNGSISLKLPGATDASITADTTNGSLKGSVNWQKQSDNNGTAVLGSGNHIVKLSTTNGSVSADITE, encoded by the coding sequence ATGGGAAGATGGAAAATTGGAAGCTTGACGGCTGCGCTTGGGTGCATTGCGCTTGGCGTCATTATTGCACTAGTTCAATTCGGTAAGCTAACGTATGAGGCGCTTAGGTTTTTGTGGCCGGCACTGCTTATTCTGCTTGGAGTGGAAATGCTGCTGCGGCTGCTGTTTAGAACGGAGGCCAGAGCCCGAACCAGCGGATGGGCAATCGTTCTGATTCTGCTGCTGGGCCTCGTGAGCGCAGGACAATCCCTACTTCCGGGAGGCTCGCTGGACACCCTGCTGGGTAAAGCGCATTTAAGCTCTGTTAACGGAACGGTGCAGATTGGAGAGAACATCAAAAGGGTTAAAATATCGATCCCTAGCGGCAAGGTTAAGGTGAACGGTATTCAGGGAAGAACTCTTATTTATGATGGGCGCCTGCTCGCTCCCGGCAGCAGCCAAAGTGAAAGCGAGCGGGCAATGAATGATTACTGGAAGGTGACAACGAATGGAGACACGGTAGTGCTTGAGATGACGGCGGAAAAAAGCTTGTTATCGGGGATTTATTTCGGCTTTTCCGGCAACACTCCCTATCTCAATGTGAGTCTTCCTGCGGATCTTGCGGTCATGATCGGAACAAGCGACGGTTCGCTGGACGTATCGGATCTGGACAACGGCATCGAAGCCAGTACATCCAACGGCAGAATCGAAATGCGGGGAATAAAAGGCGGAGTCAAGGCCGGTACAAGCAACGGTTCGCTTAATCTGCAGAGGGTGGAGGGAGGAGCCCATATCACCAGTTCCAACGGCTCCATCACGCTGGAGAACATTGCCGGCCAAGTGTACGCCAAGAGCAGCAACGGTAAAATAACCATCCAATCTCCCGTTACGGGAAACTGGGAGTGCGCTTCGAGCAATGGCAGCATCTCGCTGAAGCTGCCTGGGGCGACGGATGCGTCAATTACCGCCGACACGACCAACGGATCGCTGAAGGGAAGCGTCAACTGGCAGAAACAAAGCGACAACAATGGAACTGCGGTGCTTGGCAGCGGAAATCATATTGTAAAGCTGTCCACAACCAATGGCAGCGTGAGCGCGGATATAACAGAATAG
- a CDS encoding FeoA family protein, producing MIASVCHLLQLQPGSAGAIQGIEGMDPVLRRRLADLGVSEGCTVCLKGKGPFMGPVMLECNGQLLAIRRKEASKIVVTVP from the coding sequence ATGATTGCTTCAGTTTGCCACCTACTGCAATTGCAACCGGGTTCCGCCGGCGCTATTCAAGGAATAGAGGGAATGGATCCTGTTCTGCGCCGCCGTCTGGCCGATTTGGGAGTTTCGGAAGGCTGCACCGTCTGTCTTAAAGGAAAAGGTCCATTCATGGGTCCGGTTATGTTGGAGTGCAACGGACAATTGCTCGCCATCCGCCGGAAAGAAGCCTCGAAAATTGTGGTGACCGTGCCATGA
- a CDS encoding dipeptidase, with product MAYAEYFASRRDEQLNELNEWLKIPSISALSEHKKDILTAAEWLADTLNKAGLEHIEIHPTDGHPVVYADYLHAPGKPTLLLYGHYDVQPVDPLNLWTTPPFEPNIRDGKLYARGATDDKGQVFMHIKAVEAILSQEGALPVNLKVCIEGEEEIGSVHLTSFLEKHKDMLAADAVLVSDTSLLERGRPAICTGLRGLCSLEVDVTTASTDLHSGTYGGAVPNALHALVSLLASLHDDKGRVAVDGFYEGVPDLSPLMREEFAKQGLDEDKIREGLELSALYGEEGYSFVERVGARPTLELNGVYGGFQGEGTKTVIPKAAHAKITCRLVGDQNPQHVLDAIEAHLKSHIQPGAKVEVRQMEKAFALDIDPSNPFLQLAADAYGKVYGTRALFTKDGGSIPIMESFSRILKAPIVLMGFGLDDENLHAPDEHFNLENFDKGLLTIVEFLKSAGTV from the coding sequence ATGGCTTACGCAGAATATTTTGCATCCCGCCGGGACGAACAATTGAACGAACTGAATGAATGGCTTAAGATCCCCAGCATTTCCGCACTGTCCGAGCACAAGAAAGATATTTTGACGGCTGCAGAGTGGCTTGCGGATACGCTGAACAAAGCGGGACTCGAGCATATCGAAATTCACCCAACCGACGGCCACCCTGTCGTCTATGCGGACTATCTGCACGCACCGGGCAAGCCGACTCTGCTTCTCTACGGGCACTACGATGTTCAGCCGGTCGACCCGCTGAATCTCTGGACAACTCCGCCATTTGAGCCGAATATCCGGGATGGCAAGCTGTACGCCCGCGGCGCAACCGACGATAAAGGTCAAGTCTTCATGCATATTAAGGCGGTAGAAGCCATATTGAGTCAAGAAGGTGCCCTACCGGTTAACCTCAAGGTATGCATTGAAGGCGAAGAAGAAATCGGCAGCGTTCATTTAACCTCCTTCTTGGAAAAACATAAAGACATGCTGGCTGCGGACGCCGTTCTCGTCTCCGACACCTCGCTTCTGGAACGCGGAAGACCCGCCATCTGCACCGGACTCCGGGGCCTCTGCTCGCTGGAGGTGGACGTCACGACTGCTTCCACGGATTTGCACTCGGGCACTTACGGCGGCGCTGTCCCTAATGCGCTGCACGCACTCGTTTCCCTGCTCGCGTCGCTGCATGACGACAAGGGCCGGGTCGCCGTAGACGGCTTCTATGAAGGCGTGCCGGACCTGTCTCCGCTCATGCGCGAGGAATTCGCCAAGCAGGGACTTGACGAGGATAAAATCCGGGAGGGACTCGAACTGTCCGCTCTCTACGGCGAAGAAGGCTATTCGTTTGTCGAACGCGTCGGAGCCCGGCCTACGCTGGAGCTTAACGGCGTCTACGGCGGCTTTCAGGGCGAGGGCACCAAGACGGTTATCCCGAAAGCGGCCCATGCCAAAATCACCTGCCGCCTTGTGGGCGACCAGAATCCACAGCATGTCCTCGACGCTATTGAAGCCCATCTGAAATCGCATATTCAGCCGGGAGCCAAGGTTGAAGTGCGGCAGATGGAGAAGGCATTCGCCTTAGACATTGATCCGTCGAATCCCTTCCTGCAACTGGCGGCGGACGCTTACGGCAAAGTATACGGCACACGCGCCCTGTTCACGAAGGACGGCGGCTCCATCCCGATTATGGAGAGCTTCTCCCGCATCCTGAAGGCGCCGATCGTTCTGATGGGCTTCGGACTTGACGACGAGAACCTGCACGCGCCTGACGAGCACTTCAACCTGGAGAACTTCGACAAGGGTCTGCTGACGATCGTGGAATTTTTGAAATCGGCAGGAACGGTCTAA
- a CDS encoding peroxiredoxin codes for MAERLVGKQAPDFTMETVSGDGKEFGKVSLSDYRGKWLVFFFYPLDFTFVCPTEITALSEAADQFTALDTEILGVSIDSVHSHKAWINASKEAGGLGQLNFPLASDITKKVASDYGVLIEEDGIALRGLFIIDPEGELKYQVVNHNDVGRSVEETLRVLQALQSGGLCPMNWKPGDKNL; via the coding sequence ATGGCAGAACGTTTGGTAGGCAAACAGGCTCCCGATTTCACTATGGAAACCGTATCGGGAGACGGCAAAGAATTTGGCAAAGTTAGCTTGTCCGACTATCGCGGCAAATGGCTCGTATTTTTCTTCTATCCTCTGGATTTCACTTTCGTGTGCCCGACTGAAATTACGGCGCTCAGCGAAGCAGCCGACCAATTCACGGCGCTTGATACCGAGATTCTTGGCGTAAGCATCGATTCCGTACACAGCCACAAGGCTTGGATCAATGCTTCGAAAGAAGCTGGCGGTCTTGGACAGCTGAATTTCCCGCTTGCTTCGGACATCACGAAGAAAGTAGCCAGCGATTACGGCGTATTGATCGAAGAAGACGGCATCGCGCTTCGCGGTCTCTTCATTATCGATCCGGAAGGCGAACTGAAATACCAAGTAGTTAACCATAACGATGTAGGCCGCAGCGTAGAAGAAACTCTGCGTGTGCTGCAGGCGCTGCAATCGGGCGGATTGTGCCCTATGAACTGGAAACCGGGCGACAAGAACCTGTAA
- a CDS encoding FeoB-associated Cys-rich membrane protein, which produces MMSVLINILIAVAIFGYSGWILYRHVQKGKQGACAGCDKGKSCQGASQNSSLSCCSTQETPPPSGLHHGNQVGM; this is translated from the coding sequence ATGATGAGTGTACTGATTAATATATTGATTGCTGTGGCGATCTTCGGTTATTCCGGCTGGATTCTCTACCGCCATGTGCAAAAAGGGAAACAAGGCGCTTGTGCCGGTTGTGATAAAGGAAAAAGCTGCCAGGGCGCGTCTCAAAACTCTTCGCTGTCCTGCTGCAGCACTCAAGAAACGCCCCCGCCATCCGGACTGCATCATGGCAATCAAGTCGGAATGTAG
- a CDS encoding putative bifunctional diguanylate cyclase/phosphodiesterase codes for MKIEEKKTLLTAVCGAALLLLVQSMHVTLNGDNEREALSALYLISSWCTSAFGFAIFAQGWLLFSNQLSRGRLYSSALFLGVCVFDLLHTLGFIGIPFIQTVISEDRAFWLLSFSRLASAVGILLIFGKEDSPVLVPRKNSVLRKSILLVVLSMVLFSAGSYFLPEVISPVQADFARKLLNFVVLLVYLLDIAIIFYTKRAEKSSSLLIIIRSLVFLALGQAFYIDAGSDKNIDLLFGAASCAAAYYLLLTGVYRLTIEEPFREKQAIEAQINYLVYHDDLTGLPNRRRLLQHVDEVIESHKTSAIRGCSALAVLNINHFKDINVSLGHLAGDRLLQLVASRIKDGIRPGEDLFSMGGDEFAYLMTDMQSLDSCFLRSKELLNLFEQPIELEAGEYHISLSLGISIFPADGDTAEQLIQNADTAVHDAKEHGVDIRRYVPLIQMKAKERLKLENDLRRALEREEFFLLYQPQVQLATKEIVGMEALLRWQHPKRGLVSPADFIPIAEESGLIVPIGEWVLRTACSQNKEWQKAGYRPICVSVNLSLRQFLQPNLAGKIGGFLQRIGLDPSYVDLEITESMTMDKEKAFEQLKRLKELGVYISIDDFGTGYSSLHYLKNMPIDRLKIDRSFVAEVMEDSNNAAIVSTITSMAHHLKLKVTAEGVENEDQLQFLRQQRCHEAQGYFFSKPIRAQEFERIFLKPTIYGMPS; via the coding sequence ATGAAAATAGAAGAGAAAAAAACACTGCTTACAGCAGTTTGCGGCGCAGCGCTATTACTGTTGGTTCAAAGTATGCACGTTACGCTGAATGGCGATAACGAACGGGAAGCGCTGTCTGCGTTGTATCTGATTAGCAGCTGGTGTACCAGCGCCTTCGGATTTGCGATTTTTGCCCAGGGATGGCTTCTTTTCTCCAATCAATTATCGAGGGGCAGACTTTACTCTTCCGCTCTTTTTTTGGGAGTTTGCGTGTTCGATCTTCTGCATACGCTCGGTTTTATTGGAATTCCGTTCATCCAGACCGTGATAAGCGAAGACAGGGCATTTTGGCTGCTATCCTTCTCAAGGCTTGCGAGTGCAGTCGGTATTCTTCTGATCTTTGGTAAGGAAGATTCTCCGGTGCTTGTCCCGAGAAAAAATAGCGTCCTGCGGAAGTCCATCCTTCTGGTCGTGTTGTCAATGGTTCTATTCAGTGCGGGCTCTTATTTCCTTCCGGAGGTAATCAGTCCCGTGCAGGCGGATTTTGCCAGAAAACTGCTTAATTTTGTTGTGCTGCTGGTTTACCTTCTGGACATCGCTATTATCTTCTATACGAAACGTGCAGAGAAGTCGTCCTCGCTGCTGATTATTATCAGGTCGCTCGTATTTCTCGCTCTGGGTCAGGCGTTCTATATTGACGCGGGGTCCGATAAGAATATCGATCTGCTGTTCGGAGCGGCAAGCTGCGCGGCAGCCTACTATTTGCTGCTTACCGGCGTGTACAGATTGACGATCGAGGAGCCGTTCCGTGAGAAGCAGGCGATTGAAGCGCAGATCAATTATCTGGTCTATCATGACGATTTGACCGGACTGCCGAACAGACGCCGGCTGCTCCAGCATGTTGATGAAGTTATTGAGTCTCATAAAACCTCTGCCATTCGCGGCTGCTCGGCGCTAGCCGTCCTCAATATCAATCATTTCAAGGATATCAACGTTTCATTGGGCCATTTAGCCGGAGACCGTCTGCTGCAACTGGTGGCGTCGAGGATTAAGGATGGCATCAGGCCGGGCGAGGATTTATTCAGTATGGGCGGAGATGAATTCGCCTATTTGATGACAGACATGCAGAGTCTGGATAGCTGCTTTCTCCGCTCCAAAGAGCTGCTCAATCTGTTCGAACAGCCTATTGAGCTGGAGGCCGGCGAATATCATATTTCGCTCAGCCTGGGCATCAGCATATTTCCCGCTGACGGAGATACGGCGGAGCAGCTCATTCAGAACGCGGATACCGCTGTTCATGATGCCAAGGAACATGGCGTAGATATTCGCAGGTACGTGCCGTTAATACAAATGAAGGCCAAGGAAAGATTAAAGCTGGAGAACGATCTGCGCAGAGCGCTGGAGCGGGAGGAATTTTTCCTTCTGTATCAGCCGCAGGTTCAACTGGCCACCAAGGAGATTGTCGGCATGGAGGCGCTGCTTCGCTGGCAGCATCCGAAACGCGGACTTGTGTCGCCGGCTGATTTCATTCCCATCGCCGAGGAGAGCGGGCTGATTGTTCCGATTGGGGAGTGGGTGCTGAGAACCGCCTGTTCTCAGAACAAGGAATGGCAGAAGGCGGGATACCGTCCGATCTGCGTCTCGGTCAATTTGTCCCTGCGTCAGTTCCTCCAGCCGAATCTGGCCGGTAAGATCGGAGGATTTTTGCAACGGATTGGCCTCGATCCGAGCTATGTGGATCTTGAAATTACGGAGAGCATGACGATGGACAAGGAAAAAGCCTTCGAGCAGCTGAAGCGGCTTAAGGAGCTCGGGGTGTACATCAGTATCGACGATTTTGGAACGGGCTACAGCTCGCTGCACTATCTGAAAAATATGCCGATTGACCGCCTCAAAATCGACCGTTCCTTCGTGGCGGAGGTTATGGAGGACAGCAACAATGCTGCCATTGTCTCAACAATTACTTCCATGGCGCATCATTTGAAGCTGAAGGTGACGGCCGAGGGAGTGGAGAACGAGGATCAACTGCAATTCTTGCGCCAGCAGCGCTGCCATGAGGCGCAGGGCTATTTCTTCAGCAAGCCGATCAGGGCTCAGGAGTTCGAAAGAATTTTCCTGAAACCTACTATTTATGGAATGCCATCCTAA